A genomic window from Populus alba chromosome 19, ASM523922v2, whole genome shotgun sequence includes:
- the LOC118046743 gene encoding GDSL esterase/lipase LTL1-like yields MCKDSSSCFLSLILGLVITLASVPPEVEARAFFVFGDSLVDNGNNNYLATTARADAPPYGVDYPTHRATGRFSNGFNIPDLISQAIGSEPTLPYLSPELRGEKLLVGANFASAGIGILNDTGIQFLNIIRIRRQLQFFQQYQQRVSALVGSEQAQRLVNQALVLMTLGGNDFVNNYYLVPFSARSRQFALPDYVVYLISEYRKILVSVYELGARRVLVTGTGPLGCVPAERAMRSRNGECAAELQRAAALFNPQLVQMLLELNREIGSDVFISANAYEANMDFVTNPQAYGFVTSQVACCGQGRFNGIGLCTIASNLCPNREIFAFWDPFHPTEKANRVIVSTIVTGSTKYMNPMNLSTIMALDSRV; encoded by the exons ATGTGTAAGGATAGCTCATCAtgtttcctttctttaattttagggCTTGTAATAACACTAGCAAGTGTTCCTCCGGAAGTGGAGGCTAgggctttctttgtttttggtgattcgtTAGTAGATAATGGCAACAATAATTATCTTGCAACCACTGCTCGAGCTGATGCACCGCCGTATGGGGTCGATTATCCAACTCATCGGGCTACTGGACGTTTCTCTAATGGCTTTAACATCCCTGATCTCATCA GTCAGGCAATTGGCTCGGAACCCACATTGCCATACTTGAGTCCTGAGCTCAGGGGAGAAAAACTACTCGTCGGAGCCAACTTTGCCTCTGCTGGAATCGGAATTCTCAACGATACTGGAATTCAGTTT CTCAACATCATCCGAATCCGTCGACAGTTGCAATTCTTCCAACAATATCAGCAAAGGGTTAGTGCACTTGTTGGATCTGAGCAAGCTCAACGATTGGTCAATCAAGCTCTAGTCCTGATGACCCTAGGCGGCAATGACTTTGTTAACAACTACTACTTGGTGCCCTTTTCTGCAAGATCTCGCCAATTCGCCCTCCCTGATTATGTTGTCTATCTCATCTCCGAGTACCGCAAGATTCTAGTG AGTGTATATGAATTGGGTGCACGTAGGGTTTTGGTGACGGGGACGGGACCATTAGGTTGCGTTCCAGCGGAGAGGGCGATGAGGAGCAGAAATGGAGAATGTGCGGCTGAGCTGCAGAGAGCAGCTGCCTTGTTCAACCCACAACTTGTGCAAATGTTATTGGAACTCAACAGGGAAATTGGATCGGATGTTTTCATCTCTGCCAATGCATATGAAGCGAACATGGATTTCGTTACTAATCCTCAGGCATATG GATTTGTGACTTCGCAAGTTGCATGCTGTGGACAGGGACGTTTCAATGGGATAGGACTCTGCACTATAGCTTCCAACTTGTGCCCTAACagagaaatctttgcattttggGATCCATTCCATCCAACTGAGAAAGCTAACAGAGTCATTGTCAGCACTATCGTGACCGGCAGCACCAAGTACATGAACCCGATGAATCTCAGCACCATCATGGCCTTGGATTCTAGGGTTTAA
- the LOC118046744 gene encoding GDSL esterase/lipase At5g33370-like: MAGSATMTISTLIGLVVAMATTFVPQAEARAFFVFGDSLVDNGNNNYLVTSARADAPPYGIDYPTRLPTGRFSNGLSIPDFISQQLGSEPSLPYLSPELTGERLLVGANFASAGIGILNDTGIQFLNIIRMYKQLEYFEQYQSRVTALVGAEQTQQLVNGALILITVGGNDFVNNYYLVPFSARSRQFRLPDYVRYLISEYRKLLMRLYDLGARRVLVTGTGPMGCVPAEIAMRSPDGQCSAELQRAASLYNPQLTEMLGQLNDQYGTDIFIAANTRQMTANFVYNPQAYGFVTSKIACCGQGPYNGIGLCTPASNLCPDRDVYAFWDPFHPSERANGIIVQQILTGDATYMHPMNLSTILALDSRT, encoded by the exons ATGGCTGGCTCAGCAACCATGACCATCTCCACACTGATTGGTCTAGTGGTGGCAATGGCGACTACGTTTGTTCCACAAGCAGAAGCCAGGGCGTTCTTTGTGTTTGGAGACTCACTGGTTGATAATGGCAATAACAACTACCTCGTCACCTCGGCACGAGCAGACGCGCCGCCTTACGGCATCGATTATCCAACTCGGCTACCGACCGGCCGATTCTCTAATGGCTTAAGCATTCCTGATTTCATCA GTCAACAACTTGGCTCGGAACCCTCTCTGCCTTACCTAAGCCCCGAGCTAACCGGAGAGAGGCTACTTGTTGGTGCCAATTTTGCTTCAGCTGGAATTGGGATCCTCAATGACACTGGAATTCAGTTT CTGAACATAATTAGAATGTACAAGCAATTGGAGTACTTCGAGCAATACCAGAGTCGTGTTACGGCTCTCGTCGGAGCTGAGCAAACTCAGCAACTCGTAAATGGAGCACTGATCCTCATTACAGTCGGCGGGAATGATTTCGTTAACAACTACTACTTGGTGCCTTTCTCAGCAAGGTCACGCCAGTTCCGGCTACCTGATTACGTGAGATATCTCATCTCCGAGTACAGGAAGCTTCTAATG CGGCTGTATGACCTCGGAGCACGTCGAGTTCTCGTAACCGGGACAGGTCCAATGGGTTGCGTGCCGGCAGAAATTGCGATGAGGAGCCCGGATGGGCAGTGCTCGGCCGAGTTACAGCGAGCAGCTTCCTTGTACAACCCTCAACTCACTGAAATGCTTGGACAACTCAACGATCAATATGGAACGGATATCTTTATTGCTGCTAATACAAGGCAAATGACAGCTAACTTTGTTTACAACCCTCAAGCATATG GATTCGTGACATCAAAGATAGCATGTTGTGGTCAAGGACCGTACAATGGTATAGGGCTATGCACACCAGCTTCAAACTTGTGCCCTGACCGTGACGTCTACGCATTTTGGGACCCTTTCCACCCATCGGAAAGGGCAAACGGTATTATTGTTCAGCAGATTCTCACCGGAGACGCCACCTATATGCACCCCATGAATCTGAGCACCATCCTGGCCTTGGACTCGAGGACCTAG